A genomic stretch from Falco naumanni isolate bFalNau1 chromosome 8, bFalNau1.pat, whole genome shotgun sequence includes:
- the DAPL1 gene encoding death-associated protein-like 1, which yields MVRRKRVSPFPSLGRCPPAVKAGGMRVSKKQENGPVEKNTKLPGKDKTSAIASFSKTRNMSVLLAGVLSKMSHKINAAALQVAHQKPQPALEKFILPKRMYIIQQPRKC from the exons ATGGTGCGAAGAAAGCGCGTTTCGCCGTTCCCGTCGCTGGGCCGGTGCCCTCCCGCAG TCAAAGCCGGAGGTATGAGAGTTtctaaaaagcaagaaaatggaCCTGTTGAGAAAAATACTAAACTTccaggaaaagacaaaacaag TGCTATTGCCAGTTTTTCAAAAACTCGGAACATGAGTGTCTTGCTAGCAGGAGTGCTAAGCAAA ATGAGCCACAAAATTAATGCAGCAGCATTACAAGTGGCTCACCAAAAGCCACAGCCTGCCCTGGAGAAGTTCATACTGCCTAAAAGAATGTACATTATTCAACAGCCACGGAAATGTTAA